The following is a genomic window from Liolophura sinensis isolate JHLJ2023 chromosome 10, CUHK_Ljap_v2, whole genome shotgun sequence.
ctGCTCCAAATCATTGAACTGTTGACTGCATCTCTCTTACATCTTATCAGCTTTATGTTATTCagatattatttcttacatatgtTTGGAGAACtagtgttttacgttgtttttGGAACGGGATATTGCGATCATCGACTTGAAACGCCCCAAACGTTtacacaactgagatacatacatgtattttgttacccacaactgatattctagcatggttttgaatactgatttcactcattcgcctaaaacataccttgcgtctttccaacatcattgaacactgttcactgcttctctttgaatgattccTTCTTATTCTGGCacttaatatacttttttagctctttggtggtttgtattatacgtcgttttgggaagtGGAGGTGCGATTATTCACCTGGaacgttcttattggttgacggctgctatacgaatatctgtttcgatgcatagatacGAATGCCGAACTTGACATGAAGATTCTTATCACGCCGAATTTATACAACGGGTAAGGATCGTTTAAATTCTGACATCGCTAAAATTTTACCCGTATGGTATGATAGCAATGTACGTATCTCGCCATGTAACATGGCCACaaacccccattagttttccataaacgacaatgttaatgtttagcGCTGTaactcagccccaaacattccgaggccaataagctttggtgtatAGCTGGTCcggcctgtgagaaagaagccattaaaatcttgacataggttgaccatcaaaatctggacctttctatgccagcagctgggaggggtgcctagcaacgccaaggggacgtcactcgcagcctcatcaccagctatctccttgtgtcctctcgcccagaattttaaactttcatcagtaaaactcatacctgcccaaagcgtagacaatttccatcattttgataccaagcatgcacgtGTACACCAAAATCGGCAGGccggcagcaaaaaaagactttacaccctaaaatacacagaattacagtCGTTATTACATTACAACGGAAGTTGTAGTGGGCGTCTGTGTCCACATTTGTTAAGCCCcatccagactatccaacatcaccctcaacttttgttgattcaacaagagtcaacttaaAGTTGAGGGAACAAGTTGAGACGTGTTGAGTAGTTTGGACGGGTTCCTCAACttcgttcaacaacactcaacactatccaacacggttgaatcggaaatgtgcatatgtatttttggtcaacaagttgagtgaaGTTGAGggaaagtagccaatcagcgggtgtgtagaaataacgtgaccgtcgTAAAAAACACaacctgggcaaaatggcaacaaaagagagaaactggtctcattATCAGACATCTTCTACGCCGAACATCCATGGCAATAAGCGCAGTCGATAAACCCACGACACGATTCTTCCGGCTGCTCGCCATTGTGTCTCATGCACTGGAgagaaaatatgaatttttccctccaatttatcgaaaaaaaaaaaacacaccgtTCAACTCACGtcaacagtgttggacaaagTTGAcccatctgatttgtagtgtgggcgggacactcaacttacctcaacaacTTTCATCTTGCTGTTGACTTTTGTTGTGTCAGCAAAAGTTGAgcgatgttggatagtctgggcGGGGTTTTAGATCATGGGTGTTGTGTGACTGTTTGATTGCACATCACAAAAGCTGGCGCGTTAATCACATTccattaaatgtttacaataaaTAGAAATGTCCAAAACTTTTGTTCTTAAAAGTATGTCTAATTCCTCATACCCCGGGGCTGTATGCAACGTACACTCATAGTCTTGAAAAAGATCACCACGTTGTACATATGAATAATTGCAATCATAAAGCCCATCTAAGATACATGCAGTCATGACAGCTTGTAAATTTGGATATTAGTTAAATGTATTCGCCTAGAAAATTCCCTGCGTTAGTCCGATTTCTAGGCTAAAAggtttgaaatgtaaatttttatccatttttattttttcattgctATAACTGACACCATTTGACATTGATCAGTTTTATACGAGAGAATATACTTGAACTGTTTTAGAGAGTCAGTTTAATGTTTTtacatttcaattttaaatgCTGATGTCTTTCTTTTCTATACAGCGAATTTCATGATATCAGGTTTGTTCCGTGCATGTCTAAATTTTGATTCCTTCATCCTTCGTTTTAAGAACAAATATGtactaatttttaatttttaatgaaTTATTACTATTATCATATTCATTGAGTTATTTTTTTTCGAATGATTTTCAACATGATTGGGTACAGCTACGCTTGGCCAGTCTATCAGTAATTGATTCTAACTGTTTTCCATGAACAGGAGACTATTTAAAAAGAGACACTGGGAAAAGCTTTCAGCCCATGTCTCAGTAGACAAAACTGAGCACAATGCACACAATAACAAACTTAACCAATCTGCAGCATGCCGATACATCATTTTACCCTTAGCAGGCAGAAAAAACGTGTCACATATGTTCCACTGGGAGGAGGGAAACAGATGGacagtaaatgtgtaaataaagttCTGTGAGGCAAGAAcagatacatgtttgtatggCCGATTTTTGTGattcatacatacaaacgtCAATAGTGATTTGAATTATTCTGATGCGACATAAAGGTTAGAGGAGAGGCGCGTACTAGAGTTACACCGCGTGTCAATGAGTTGTTTATCAGGACTTGTCCAGGATATTACTTCGTCTGCCttggtaaacatacatgtagcgaaCAGCCGCAAAGATTATTACACTAACCAATCAGCGTTGATCCAATTAGTGGACGACTGTTAATTGACGAATATTCAAGCCGTGTGGGAGAGATGTAGAGGGTTCAGAAGCTCGAACACTACAAAGCAGAATGGCCGTTCACTTCGGTAAGGTTTCCACGAGACGCCAGAGCAGCGTCGGTAGTTTTCATCTtatgtacatgggaaagtctgacgACAAAATGACGTTAGACGCCATTAGAGCTCGCCAGACGTCCGACACGTCTGAAGACAACGTCAACACAGACGTCAACTGGCATATCGACGAAAACGACAGCGGGAAATGCATCGACGAGGAGACAATCTTGCTGAACGTAGGCGGGCAGATTTTTGAGACGTTTGCATCCACGCTGAAACGTTCGGCCAAAATGTGCAAGCTTTCTAACGAAGCCTTTCTGCGTTCCCACTACCGCGTCTCCCACGGGGATTATTTCTTTGACAGAGATCCAGATTCTTTCCGGAGTGTCCTGGAGTTTCTCCGAACGGGTCAGCTTCACGTCCCCACTCACATCTGTGGTCCGGCGATGAAACGGGAGCTTCTGTACTGGGGGATGGACGACGATAGGATCGAACGCTGTTGCTGGGGGTATTACAATACATGGAACAGCCAAAACCATTCTCTGGACGAAATGGAAAAGGACATCAACTCGTCGGGATTAGCGTACAACATCAACGAAGCCACTGCCACCCGATGGCAGATGATAAAAGCACGAGTGTGGAGCTTTTTGGAAGACCCCTCTTCCTCAAAGCCAGCAAAGGTACTATatgatttaaagattttatgCTCTAATGTTTACCAGCTAATAATTAAATGCTATTTGtgtttatgatatatttttggTTTGATGCGATCCCTGTGTGCACGAAATATTGATGCACAATCCAGGTTCCTCACTCTATGATTCAGATTCTCAAAAAATGCAAATACCGAAAGACTTTAGAAGATAGAGTTTTGTCAAAATAGGCCTATGTGACAAGATTTGTCAATTTATCCCAGTAGGGAAAACAGCCCGGCGAAAAATGTAGGCGTactcttttcttcttttctgtgatatgtCAATAATTCCACTAGGTCCACGCATTTAGAGGTCGTGAGGTGGAAACCAGgtgaataggcctatatatgtgtCAAGGCTCTATGGACTTAAGCGACAGAGATTAAAATTTCCAAGCTTCGAAAAATACGTCCACAGAAAAATGGCTGatatttgagaattttttttgtctgttaatAAGAATGTACTCGTATATTTAAACAAAAGGTGTTGTTGTAACTAATTCTGTGTGATGTGGTTTAACCCCTCTAAAGGAAGATTCCAATTCGTTCCGCAGGTCTACACGTGGATTTCCATAGTGGTTGTTCTCATTTCCATTTTCACCTTCTGCGCAGAAACTCACCCTGCCTTCCAAGTGAGTCCAGAGGACGACATCCTGGCGGATTATTTCATCACGGATAATGTAGTTAGGAAGGATAACGTGGTTCTTAGTAGCGCTCAAAAGAGTCATCCGACCAACAAGTCAAACCCAGCGAAACATGGAACTATGATCAACTCCACAGAGGGTGAGACGCCCGAGCATTTGGTGCCACACGCGGCGCTCATTATTGTCGACTTCCTCTGCTTGATCTTTTTCACCTTAGAGTTTTTCGTTCGACTGTTTTTCTCTccactgaagaaaaaatttctCTCATCTCCGCTCAATATCATCGACATAGTCGCTGTTTTGCCAGACTACGTGGAACTGGTTGTGATCAGCATGGATCCGGACGAACGGAAAGTCTCGTCGTTTGtggatt
Proteins encoded in this region:
- the LOC135476930 gene encoding potassium voltage-gated channel protein Shaw-like, translating into MTLDAIRARQTSDTSEDNVNTDVNWHIDENDSGKCIDEETILLNVGGQIFETFASTLKRSAKMCKLSNEAFLRSHYRVSHGDYFFDRDPDSFRSVLEFLRTGQLHVPTHICGPAMKRELLYWGMDDDRIERCCWGYYNTWNSQNHSLDEMEKDINSSGLAYNINEATATRWQMIKARVWSFLEDPSSSKPAKVYTWISIVVVLISIFTFCAETHPAFQVSPEDDILADYFITDNVVRKDNVVLSSAQKSHPTNKSNPAKHGTMINSTEGETPEHLVPHAALIIVDFLCLIFFTLEFFVRLFFSPLKKKFLSSPLNIIDIVAVLPDYVELVVISMDPDERKVSSFVDFIFILRIIRILRVFRLIRHVPGLWILLFTLRASVNELILMMVFLMIGMLVFAALMYFAESHVKTDFTNIPVGFWWSLVTMTTVGYGDVYPKTGVGYVVGSLCALVGLLMLALTVPIIVGNFVLYYTHIQYILNRKSKNDLNNTEENLLLEEEISSDLESKSNNCCPCA